From Calditrichota bacterium, one genomic window encodes:
- a CDS encoding DegT/DnrJ/EryC1/StrS family aminotransferase, with product MNPDEFSQSLDTLEDIKKKNNQIFVTRPDLPPLDEFVEYLEKIWDKRWVTNNGLYHQQFEQALADYLGVKYVSLFSNGTLALVVALQVMRITGEVITTPFSFVATTHALNWNKINPVFCDIDPQTLNLDPEKIEPLITPKTAAILPVHVYGNPCNVEKIGRIADTYGLKVIYDAAHAFGVKKKNESILNFGDLSVLSFHATKIFTTMEGGAIATNDEKLKTRIDYLKNFGFADETTVMAPGINGKMNEMQSALGIVQLKYIDERIQKRKSLTQLYRDILSNINGISYLPELENVTHNYAYFPIFIEAEKFGCARDAVYEFLKDNEIYARRYFYPLISHFPMYRGLASSSQDNLPIAEEAAKRVICLPLYPEMSTDDVLRITNLINQKAI from the coding sequence ATGAATCCTGATGAGTTTTCCCAAAGCCTTGATACACTTGAAGATATAAAGAAAAAAAACAATCAAATTTTTGTTACACGGCCGGACTTGCCGCCATTGGATGAATTTGTAGAATATCTTGAAAAAATCTGGGATAAACGTTGGGTTACAAATAATGGTTTGTATCATCAGCAATTTGAACAGGCCTTAGCCGATTATCTTGGTGTTAAATATGTCAGCTTGTTTTCAAATGGTACTTTGGCTCTTGTCGTGGCGCTTCAGGTAATGCGTATAACAGGTGAAGTAATCACCACACCTTTTAGTTTTGTTGCGACAACCCATGCCTTAAACTGGAATAAAATAAATCCGGTATTCTGCGATATTGATCCCCAAACACTCAATCTTGATCCGGAAAAAATTGAACCTTTGATAACACCAAAGACAGCTGCAATTCTGCCGGTTCATGTTTATGGCAACCCGTGTAATGTTGAGAAAATTGGCCGAATAGCAGATACTTATGGGCTTAAAGTTATATATGATGCTGCACATGCTTTTGGAGTAAAAAAGAAAAACGAGTCAATTCTTAATTTTGGTGATTTATCGGTGCTGAGCTTCCATGCAACTAAAATATTTACAACAATGGAAGGCGGGGCAATAGCTACAAATGATGAAAAATTAAAGACACGGATTGATTATCTGAAAAATTTTGGTTTTGCTGATGAGACAACTGTAATGGCGCCGGGAATTAATGGTAAAATGAATGAAATGCAATCTGCTTTAGGAATTGTTCAATTGAAATATATTGATGAAAGAATCCAAAAAAGAAAATCTTTGACGCAGTTGTACAGGGATATTCTATCAAATATTAATGGGATTTCATACTTGCCTGAATTAGAAAATGTTACTCATAATTATGCTTATTTCCCGATTTTTATTGAAGCAGAAAAGTTTGGTTGTGCCAGGGATGCGGTTTACGAATTTCTGAAGGATAATGAAATATATGCCCGGCGTTATTTTTATCCTTTAATCAGTCATTTTCCTATGTATCGTGGATTGGCTTCATCTTCACAGGATAATCTTCCAATTGCTGAAGAGGCGGCTAAAAGAGTAATTTGTCTTCCTCTTTACCCGGAAATGAGCACTGATGATGTTTTGAGAATAACAAATTTAATAAATCAAAAAGCAATATAA
- a CDS encoding GNAT family N-acetyltransferase — protein MNNTCLYANFGIVFIVMTGYSSSKYAQSLSEFGKPVFLKGSNAWVLQRDICNSGLKDATGCYPIFSLENWNMLAEDLRAKAESWITFSVVTDPFADFSEQELRSIFTDKCYSFKKHFVVDLQKDWQFYLDKNHKRNAKRALKTLQINRIEQSEDYLDSWVGLYSNLVKKHKIRGIARFSKKSFKEQFQVPGFLSYKAVLDGQIVGMVLFYEAGNKVYYHLAAYTESGYKNNASFGIFFKAISDFADLGKKWLNLGSGAGLKSTEDGLTRFKKGWATDTRTAYFCGKILDKEIYNKLSKGANPDSGFFPLYRSNGGSE, from the coding sequence ATGAATAATACCTGTTTGTATGCAAATTTTGGTATTGTTTTTATTGTTATGACAGGATATTCCAGTTCAAAATATGCGCAATCTTTATCTGAATTTGGAAAACCCGTTTTTTTAAAAGGTAGTAATGCATGGGTTTTGCAAAGAGATATTTGTAATTCAGGGTTAAAAGATGCCACCGGTTGTTACCCGATTTTTAGTTTAGAAAATTGGAATATGCTGGCTGAAGACTTACGTGCCAAAGCAGAGTCCTGGATAACTTTTTCCGTTGTGACTGATCCTTTTGCTGATTTTTCTGAGCAGGAATTGCGAAGCATTTTTACAGACAAGTGTTATTCATTTAAAAAACACTTTGTTGTTGATCTTCAAAAGGATTGGCAATTTTATTTAGATAAAAACCACAAACGAAATGCTAAACGGGCCTTAAAAACATTACAAATTAATCGAATTGAACAATCAGAAGATTATTTGGATAGTTGGGTTGGCTTATATTCAAATCTCGTAAAAAAACACAAGATTAGAGGAATTGCCCGGTTTTCTAAAAAATCATTTAAAGAGCAATTCCAGGTACCGGGTTTCCTTTCATACAAAGCTGTTCTCGATGGTCAGATTGTCGGAATGGTGCTCTTTTATGAAGCAGGCAACAAAGTATACTATCACCTTGCTGCATATACTGAAAGCGGCTATAAAAACAACGCTTCTTTTGGAATATTTTTTAAAGCAATAAGTGATTTTGCTGACTTAGGAAAAAAATGGTTAAACCTTGGCAGTGGGGCGGGTTTAAAATCGACGGAAGATGGGTTAACCCGGTTTAAAAAAGGTTGGGCAACTGATACACGCACTGCTTATTTCTGTGGTAAAATTCTTGATAAAGAGATTTATAACAAACTTTCTAAAGGCGCAAACCCCGACTCTGGTTTTTTTCCATTGTACAGAAGTAATGGAGGAAGCGAATGA
- the flgA gene encoding flagellar basal body P-ring formation protein FlgA translates to MNTLKQTSIIIFCIFSFSVLSAQDVYSTIKEKTSNLFLEKLDITKDELQISFNNLPDNLEKYNKNTIEVYSQKHILKPGSQSVWARFRNGHKVVKKIPLNISVFVVKDVVVAGQRIKRNSSLSNSNLKLETKHLGKDWDQYFFTLKEINGSESKRLIKKGTVLTKRMVQAKQLVHSGNPVRVELKSGGLTITTNGIAKQNGAFGEQIKLKLDKTGKTIQGIVSSQNLVIVSQE, encoded by the coding sequence ATGAATACACTCAAACAAACATCAATAATTATCTTCTGCATTTTTAGTTTTTCTGTGTTGAGTGCACAGGATGTCTATAGCACAATCAAGGAAAAAACGTCTAATCTGTTTCTTGAAAAACTGGATATCACTAAAGATGAATTGCAAATATCGTTTAACAATCTACCGGATAATCTTGAAAAGTATAATAAAAATACAATCGAAGTCTATTCACAAAAACACATTTTGAAACCCGGTAGTCAATCGGTGTGGGCACGATTTAGAAATGGACATAAAGTCGTAAAAAAAATACCGTTAAATATATCGGTTTTTGTTGTAAAAGACGTAGTTGTTGCCGGGCAAAGAATTAAGCGAAACAGCAGTTTGAGCAACTCAAATCTTAAACTTGAAACCAAGCATCTGGGCAAAGATTGGGATCAATACTTTTTCACATTAAAGGAAATAAACGGATCTGAATCTAAACGGCTGATTAAAAAAGGAACAGTGCTTACAAAAAGGATGGTTCAGGCGAAACAGCTTGTTCATAGTGGAAATCCTGTTCGCGTGGAGCTAAAATCCGGTGGACTTACAATTACTACAAATGGGATTGCTAAACAAAACGGTGCCTTTGGGGAGCAAATCAAATTAAAATTAGATAAAACAGGGAAAACCATTCAGGGGATTGTATCATCACAAAACCTGGTAATAGTGTCTCAGGAGTAA
- a CDS encoding flagellar hook basal-body protein: MQFELTKLKQAMMAQVDRNNNAANNMANIGTTGFKKDQIFFHTLSDELDISKDMTHATSFEQGHLQETGNPFDLALSGNGFFMVELENGDNAFTRDGVFHVDEDGVLKNKSNMPVLGEGGWINILSEFGTPSDVVITERGEVFADGNLLDKIIVADFETPDALQKMGGSLFKANERAVEFQVDTPSIKQGFLEGSNVNPAQEMIELIEIQRNFEGVQRMVRALDDVYKKAVQQVGQYRTTA; this comes from the coding sequence ATGCAGTTTGAATTGACCAAACTGAAGCAGGCCATGATGGCCCAGGTCGATCGCAATAATAATGCAGCCAATAATATGGCCAATATTGGGACAACCGGTTTTAAGAAAGACCAGATATTTTTTCATACTTTGTCAGATGAATTGGATATCAGCAAGGATATGACGCATGCCACTAGTTTTGAACAGGGACATCTTCAGGAAACAGGCAATCCATTTGATCTTGCACTTTCCGGTAATGGCTTTTTTATGGTTGAGCTGGAAAATGGGGATAATGCTTTTACCCGTGATGGTGTTTTTCATGTAGATGAAGATGGGGTTTTGAAAAATAAATCCAATATGCCGGTTTTAGGCGAAGGCGGCTGGATAAATATTCTGTCTGAATTTGGAACACCAAGTGATGTTGTAATAACGGAACGTGGTGAAGTGTTTGCTGATGGTAATCTTTTGGATAAAATTATTGTAGCAGATTTTGAAACACCGGATGCTTTGCAAAAAATGGGTGGCAGTCTTTTTAAGGCGAATGAAAGGGCTGTTGAGTTTCAGGTTGATACACCATCAATTAAGCAAGGCTTTCTTGAAGGATCTAATGTGAACCCTGCGCAGGAAATGATTGAACTGATTGAAATTCAACGCAACTTTGAAGGGGTGCAGAGAATGGTGCGGGCATTGGATGATGTCTATAAAAAGGCGGTACAGCAAGTAGGGCAATACAGGACAACGGCGTAA
- the flgK gene encoding flagellar hook-associated protein FlgK, with protein sequence MSISSLFEIGRRSLSGYQTAIDTTSNNIANSNNEGYTRRRVDLNNLTTINGFAGFGSGVDASSLSRMREKFAEYSLWRENHNLGKYEKTETLLTQIESIFGDDSDGSLQNVLSEFWNSWNDLATEPESESYRTLVKNKGQLLANTFRSTHTRVVKLQRQLDPELYESVAMINKMSEQLLEINQQLRLGNSPDLMDRRDQLITDLSHIINIDVKEKDNGEVSILFGGHILISENKANALEVNIDRTNNLHAATITFKDSDFEPDIDGGSLSGLLNVFNENIPNYLDQLDTLANSISEQVNSAHSAGYNLAGTTGINFFNSGSSGAANLQMNQAVINDPTLIATRGATEGVGANSVAESIFNLQFDTFVANETPADFYISLVTEIGSEIDDASFLRYSQELITQQLQNQRDEISGVSLDEEMTKLVQYEQAYQAAAKIIQTVDEMINTVLELA encoded by the coding sequence ATGTCAATATCATCTTTATTTGAGATAGGCCGCCGCTCACTTTCCGGGTATCAAACAGCGATTGATACTACCTCAAATAATATTGCAAATTCAAACAACGAGGGATACACAAGACGCCGCGTTGATTTAAATAATCTCACCACTATCAATGGTTTTGCAGGATTTGGTTCGGGGGTTGATGCCAGTAGTTTAAGCAGGATGCGCGAAAAATTCGCAGAATATTCTCTTTGGCGCGAAAATCACAACTTAGGCAAGTATGAAAAAACAGAAACACTTTTAACGCAAATTGAATCTATTTTTGGTGACGACAGCGACGGCTCCTTACAAAATGTTTTAAGTGAATTTTGGAATTCCTGGAATGATCTTGCAACTGAGCCGGAAAGTGAATCATACCGTACTTTAGTAAAAAATAAAGGCCAGCTTCTGGCAAATACTTTTAGAAGCACACATACTCGTGTGGTTAAACTTCAGCGTCAGTTAGATCCTGAATTATATGAATCTGTTGCCATGATTAATAAAATGAGTGAGCAACTGCTGGAAATAAACCAGCAATTACGGTTGGGCAACTCACCAGACTTGATGGATCGGCGAGACCAGCTTATCACAGATCTTTCGCATATAATTAATATTGATGTTAAAGAAAAGGATAACGGAGAAGTTAGCATACTTTTTGGCGGGCACATTTTAATTTCTGAAAATAAAGCAAATGCCTTAGAAGTAAATATAGACCGGACAAATAACCTGCATGCTGCGACAATAACTTTTAAAGACAGCGATTTTGAACCGGATATTGATGGTGGCAGTTTGTCTGGTTTGCTAAATGTTTTTAATGAAAATATACCAAATTATCTCGATCAGTTAGATACGCTTGCCAATAGCATTTCCGAACAGGTTAACTCAGCACACTCCGCAGGATATAATTTAGCTGGTACAACCGGTATTAACTTTTTTAACTCAGGAAGTTCGGGAGCAGCAAATTTACAGATGAACCAGGCAGTAATTAATGATCCGACTTTGATTGCAACACGAGGAGCTACAGAGGGAGTTGGTGCAAATTCAGTAGCAGAATCCATTTTTAATTTACAATTTGATACGTTTGTTGCCAATGAAACTCCGGCTGACTTTTATATTTCACTTGTTACAGAAATAGGCTCGGAGATTGATGATGCCAGCTTTTTACGATATAGCCAGGAATTAATTACACAACAATTGCAAAATCAGCGGGATGAAATCAGCGGTGTTTCACTCGATGAAGAAATGACCAAGCTTGTACAATATGAGCAGGCATATCAGGCAGCGGCAAAAATTATCCAGACTGTCGATGAAATGATCAACACTGTATTGGAGCTTGCGTAA
- a CDS encoding acyl carrier protein, which yields MSDKLNTLMSDLLRLESSQVTDDLKMRDSDVWDSLKHMELIVSIEDAFCIELESEEIVQMDSVKAIKKILAQKGVQN from the coding sequence ATGAGTGACAAGTTAAACACTTTAATGTCTGATCTGTTACGGCTGGAAAGCAGCCAGGTGACTGATGACTTAAAGATGCGTGACAGTGATGTGTGGGACTCTTTAAAACACATGGAATTGATTGTGTCCATTGAGGATGCTTTTTGTATCGAACTTGAGTCAGAAGAAATTGTGCAAATGGATAGTGTTAAAGCCATAAAAAAAATACTGGCTCAAAAAGGGGTGCAAAATTAA
- the flgG gene encoding flagellar basal-body rod protein FlgG translates to MMRALKTAALGMTAQQLNVDVIANNLANVNTTGYKKTSIEFQDLLYETMQTGNRDGRKGNENPSGIQIGLGNRPISTYRSFSEGTIAETGNPLDVAITGKGFIQVEMPDGSLAYTRDGALKVNAEGSIVTNSGIKISPDISVPDNVKGIAISQDGVVSVLLNGEAEAQEIGQIELASFMNPAGLEAAGGNLFLATEASGDAVFGNPGEEGLGLLYQGYLEKSNVDVANEMINLIVAQRAYEINAKAVKTADELMSMANNLKR, encoded by the coding sequence ATAATGAGAGCATTAAAAACAGCAGCACTTGGCATGACAGCACAACAATTGAACGTAGATGTTATTGCCAACAATCTTGCCAACGTAAACACGACCGGTTACAAAAAAACATCCATTGAGTTTCAGGATTTGCTTTATGAAACCATGCAGACCGGTAATCGTGATGGTCGCAAAGGAAATGAAAATCCTTCGGGAATTCAAATTGGTTTGGGTAACAGGCCAATTTCAACATACCGTTCTTTTTCGGAAGGCACGATTGCCGAAACAGGTAATCCTCTGGATGTGGCTATAACCGGCAAAGGTTTTATCCAGGTAGAAATGCCGGATGGAAGTTTGGCCTATACGCGCGATGGCGCTTTGAAAGTAAATGCAGAAGGCTCAATTGTGACAAATTCTGGTATAAAAATCTCGCCGGATATTTCGGTTCCGGATAATGTAAAAGGAATTGCTATCAGCCAGGATGGAGTTGTTTCAGTTTTATTGAATGGCGAGGCAGAAGCACAGGAAATAGGGCAAATTGAATTAGCTTCATTTATGAACCCGGCCGGATTGGAAGCCGCAGGCGGAAACTTGTTTTTGGCTACCGAGGCATCTGGAGATGCAGTATTTGGAAACCCCGGTGAAGAAGGTTTAGGGCTGCTGTATCAGGGCTATCTTGAAAAATCAAATGTCGATGTTGCCAACGAAATGATAAACCTTATCGTGGCCCAGAGAGCTTATGAAATTAATGCAAAAGCTGTGAAAACTGCGGATGAACTTATGTCCATGGCGAATAACCTTAAACGGTAA
- a CDS encoding nucleotidyltransferase domain-containing protein has product MISNEDKEKIRAISKKYNVKKVLLFGSSIEPYTKANDIDLAVEGVEPRNFYKYCGELLFGLSKPVDVVDLSKKSRFTDFITRKGVVLYG; this is encoded by the coding sequence ATGATTTCTAATGAAGACAAAGAAAAAATCAGGGCTATTTCCAAAAAATACAATGTTAAGAAAGTTCTGCTTTTTGGTTCTTCCATAGAGCCTTATACCAAAGCAAATGACATCGACTTAGCAGTGGAAGGTGTGGAACCCAGGAATTTTTATAAATATTGTGGAGAGCTTTTATTTGGTTTGTCGAAACCGGTTGATGTTGTGGATCTTAGCAAAAAAAGCCGCTTTACAGATTTTATAACCCGCAAAGGGGTTGTACTTTATGGATGA
- a CDS encoding flagellar basal body P-ring protein FlgI: MKLTKKIFTTLFLSGMIIQTLSAQVRIKDIVTVENSQQTALIGYGLVVGLGGTGDRSSGNRGAVFTVQTISNMLERFGITVPKEQLRTRNVAAVMVTAKVRPFSIVGSQFDVVVSSLGDASSLEGGVLLPTPLMDTAGNNFAMSQGPLSIGGYNVETKAGEQLRKNHALVGRVPNGASLTQLPPNQSLDISKPLHLFLIEPDFSTASRIAEAINGGADQDSSGSAQALGPGIVEIKFPDSLKTQMEAMRYLSSIEVLPVVTDVEARVVINERTGTIVAGGAVSIGEVMISHGSLTIHTQSAPVISQPNQFSSGGQTVVAQVTNTVAEEADAQSAVINETTTVTDLALALNTIGLKPRDIIAVFQAIKQAGALRARLIIN, translated from the coding sequence ATGAAATTAACAAAAAAAATATTTACAACACTTTTTCTTTCAGGCATGATAATTCAAACATTATCAGCTCAGGTAAGGATAAAAGATATTGTAACTGTTGAAAATTCGCAACAAACAGCTCTTATTGGATATGGCCTGGTAGTTGGATTGGGTGGAACAGGCGACCGTTCATCCGGCAACCGTGGAGCAGTTTTCACCGTTCAAACGATTAGCAATATGCTTGAACGTTTTGGGATAACTGTACCAAAGGAGCAATTGCGAACCAGGAATGTCGCTGCTGTTATGGTTACCGCGAAGGTAAGACCATTCAGTATTGTGGGATCACAATTTGATGTTGTGGTTTCGTCATTAGGCGATGCAAGCAGCCTTGAAGGGGGCGTGTTGTTACCAACACCATTGATGGATACTGCGGGCAATAATTTTGCAATGTCGCAAGGCCCGCTCTCTATCGGGGGATATAATGTAGAAACAAAAGCAGGCGAACAACTGAGAAAAAATCATGCTTTGGTTGGACGTGTTCCTAATGGTGCTTCTTTAACACAACTGCCGCCAAATCAATCTTTGGATATTTCTAAACCCTTACATCTGTTTTTAATTGAACCAGACTTTTCTACCGCGAGCAGGATTGCAGAAGCGATAAATGGTGGGGCAGATCAGGACAGTTCCGGTTCTGCGCAGGCATTGGGACCCGGAATTGTTGAGATTAAATTTCCGGATTCTTTGAAAACACAAATGGAAGCGATGCGTTATTTATCATCTATTGAGGTTTTACCGGTGGTTACAGATGTTGAAGCTCGGGTGGTAATTAACGAACGAACCGGGACAATTGTAGCGGGTGGAGCTGTCAGTATCGGGGAAGTTATGATCTCGCATGGCAGTTTAACAATCCACACACAAAGTGCGCCGGTCATTTCGCAGCCAAATCAGTTTAGCAGTGGCGGGCAAACGGTTGTAGCCCAGGTAACAAATACGGTTGCGGAAGAGGCAGATGCTCAAAGTGCAGTTATTAATGAAACAACCACGGTAACCGATTTGGCTTTGGCACTGAACACAATTGGCCTCAAACCAAGGGATATCATTGCCGTTTTTCAGGCTATAAAACAAGCCGGTGCTTTAAGGGCACGCTTAATAATAAACTAA
- a CDS encoding class I SAM-dependent methyltransferase, which produces MEYLEGKFETKKFSDKKRPYMEGLQTILNLGYDQEDFIHHFPAFTGHMTIARFLSLYEAYKMVKDVAGHVAEVGVYKAAGTLFFAKLLQIFEPGSLNLVHGFDWFEGNHVTEEEKNVLEGSYKEDYGRVKKLVEAQQLENLVHIHKLDVVNELSEFFDENPYMQFKMVFLDAGMYEVVKSSIESFWPRLTSGGIMIFDQFNHELSPGETRAIKELLPNAQIKIFPFGWMPTAYVIKP; this is translated from the coding sequence ATGGAGTATCTCGAAGGTAAATTTGAAACAAAAAAGTTTTCTGATAAAAAAAGGCCTTATATGGAAGGATTGCAGACAATTCTAAATCTTGGATATGACCAGGAGGATTTTATTCATCATTTTCCTGCTTTTACAGGACACATGACAATAGCCCGGTTTCTCTCATTATATGAGGCTTATAAAATGGTGAAGGATGTGGCTGGTCATGTAGCAGAAGTCGGTGTTTATAAGGCAGCCGGAACATTGTTTTTTGCAAAGCTGCTGCAAATATTTGAGCCTGGTTCCCTCAATCTTGTACATGGTTTTGATTGGTTTGAAGGCAATCATGTTACAGAAGAAGAGAAAAATGTTTTAGAAGGGTCTTATAAAGAAGATTATGGACGGGTAAAAAAATTAGTCGAAGCACAGCAACTTGAAAATTTAGTCCATATTCATAAATTGGATGTGGTTAATGAATTATCCGAATTTTTTGATGAAAATCCGTATATGCAGTTTAAAATGGTTTTTCTGGATGCCGGGATGTACGAAGTAGTAAAATCCAGCATTGAGAGCTTTTGGCCACGCCTGACCAGCGGCGGTATTATGATTTTTGACCAGTTTAACCATGAACTATCTCCAGGCGAAACCCGCGCCATTAAAGAGTTATTGCCGAATGCTCAAATAAAAATATTTCCATTTGGCTGGATGCCGACGGCATATGTAATTAAACCATAA